In the Euphorbia lathyris chromosome 5, ddEupLath1.1, whole genome shotgun sequence genome, one interval contains:
- the LOC136230763 gene encoding uncharacterized protein, translating to MSEMRHGRQRLTSSSDVPPPPEEAPEQVPAQIEASARIHRALNNLFFFRNSRSFINWFGFFESMSFSILHLIFTTILLIGVMVLFMKFDIYAEFSLLYIGPPFLFLYLSNIVSTLTFALTGNPDDKLWSLLLLNDRNTPDVEMIDEHILDFSKHFSSKMLNFRVFVACFTLISVVSRVAVDLQRLNQHASPFYCGCITVFWCYLCIDFVISNGFIYIAAESCKIHVSIYMKFLNRSGNNLAPLLEHHKRLIKVVENLSKKYSWYLASQNMICYMSAFFTLTSVRAADIHRTGPLFMLGAPDFMCLVMVELPVVWTILLVLKDLTLQIDKISAIVSEKSKLALVSWHPRIASDWINFARDITRNTKGVYIYTRKVNSGLLLCFGMQTFGVMVLGILISKSLPL from the exons ATGTCCGAGATGAGACATGGGCGACAGCGACTAACTTCTTCATCAGACGTCCCTCCTCCGCCGGAAGAAGCACCAGAACAAGTTCCGGCTCAGATTGAAGCCTCTGCTAGGATTCATCGTGCTTTGAacaatctcttcttctttagaaACTCCAGAAGTTTCATCAACTGGTTCGGCTTCTTTGAATCCATGTCTTTTTCTATTCTACATCTAATCTTCACAACGATTCTTTTAATCGGAGTAATGGTACTGTTCATGAAATTCGACATTTATGCGGAGTTCTCTCTTTTATACATCGGACCGCCGTTCTTATTCCTTTATCTTTCAAACATTGTGAGCACACTTACTTTTGCTCTCACTGGAAATCCGGATGACAAGCTATGGAGTCTTTTACTCCTCAATGATCGAAATACTCCAGATGTTGAAATGATCGACGAACATATACTAGATTTTAGCAAGCACTTCTCTTCAAAGATGCTG AATTTCAGAGTGTTTGTGGCTTGTTTTACTTTGATTTCCGTCGTGTCTAGGGTTGCAGTAGATCTACAGCGCTTGAACCAGCACGCTAGCCCATTTTATTGCGGGTGTATTACCGTGTTTTGGTGTTATCTGTGCATTGATTTTGTGATATCAAACGGATTCATTTATATAGCGGCGGAGTCGTGCAAAATACATGTTTCCATCTACATGAAGTTTTTGAACAGATCTGGGAATAATCTGGCTCCATTGCTTGAGCATCATAAGCGTTTGATAAAAGTAGTAGAAAATTTAAGTAAGAAGTATTCATGGTATCTTGCTTCTCAAAATATGATATGCTATATGTCCGCATTTTTCACCCTCACCAGTGTCCGTGCTGCCGATATTCATAGGACTGGGCCACTTTTCATGCTCGGAGCTCCTGATTTTATG TGTTTGGTTATGGTGGAGCTTCCGGTAGTCTGGACTATTTTGCTTGTTCTAAAAGACCTTACATTACAAATTGACAAAATTTCTGCAATTGTTAGTGAAAAAAGTAAATTAGCTCTGGTGAGCTGGCATCCAAGAATTGCATCTGACTGGATAAATTTTG cAAGGGACATTACGAGGAACACGAAGGGGGTTTACATATATACAAGGAAGGTGAATTCAGGATTGCTTTTATGCTTTGGGATGCAAACATTTGGAGTTATGGTATTAGGAATTCTCATTTCTAAATCTCTGCCTCTATAA